The following coding sequences lie in one Thermanaerothrix sp. genomic window:
- a CDS encoding ferredoxin — protein sequence MIVRIEEDECIGCGVCAQICPDVFALDDAVGKAKVVKPDGSPCVQEAVDSCPVSCIKVD from the coding sequence ATGATCGTCCGGATTGAGGAGGATGAGTGCATAGGCTGTGGCGTGTGCGCTCAGATCTGCCCGGATGTGTTCGCCCTTGATGACGCGGTAGGCAAGGCCAAGGTGGTTAAGCCCGACGGTTCTCCTTGCGTCCAAGAGGCGGTGGACAGTTGTCCGGTCAGCTGCATTAAGGTTGACTAG
- the selB gene encoding selenocysteine-specific translation elongation factor, translating to MEYPFVLGTAGHIDHGKTTLVKALTGVDCDRLIEEKRRGITIELGFAPLTIGDRVVSVVDVPGHEKFIRQMVAGAAGVDAVMMVVAVDEGVMPQTREHLEILELLGVRRGIVVMTKVDAVDPEILALAEEEVREAFRGTFLEGSPLVRTSAVTGVGLEELKEAIGRLVEASPVRSRDGELFLPIDRAFSVPGFGTVVTGTIYNGSIREGDEVTVVPSGLSSKVRSVQVHGQKVREAVAGQRSAVNIPGVGVDQLQRGDVLTAKGSCMPTQRLGVWLKVLGSAVEPVRHWQRLRLHLGTAEVMARVALLNGTSLEPSSEGPALLILEEPVAAMGSQRFIVRFYSPLRTIGGGEVILPYAEGVKSRSRREAMSNLLTGLKNAASPVEKVCRYLEYRHVASPSEIKRNLSLASLDRVVWEGASAGLWVFVGSHGGGYVLEARKDAEISRLMTETLERFHAANPLEKGMPMDELGRSMGLDQKILRVWLESKREQGMVVLEDGRVSHPSFVRDVGAVAEALERLKCFLDERGYMLPDLVEIKKHLAVDDSAFKRIISLARDEGVGVILPGELFFSSKLQRSLWETLAQMEEITVASVRDKLGLSRKYVMPMLEHMDSIGVTRRVQDKRVLLKRPAG from the coding sequence ATGGAGTACCCCTTTGTTTTAGGCACCGCAGGTCATATAGATCATGGCAAAACCACGTTAGTTAAGGCCCTTACGGGGGTTGACTGTGATAGGTTAATTGAGGAAAAGCGGCGTGGAATAACCATAGAGCTTGGCTTTGCTCCTTTGACCATCGGGGATCGGGTGGTCAGCGTGGTGGATGTACCGGGCCACGAGAAGTTCATACGGCAAATGGTGGCCGGAGCAGCCGGTGTTGATGCGGTTATGATGGTTGTGGCGGTGGACGAAGGGGTTATGCCTCAAACCAGGGAACACCTTGAAATCCTGGAGCTTTTAGGGGTCCGGCGGGGAATAGTGGTTATGACGAAGGTCGATGCGGTGGACCCCGAGATTCTGGCCCTGGCGGAGGAGGAGGTAAGGGAGGCTTTTCGTGGGACATTCCTGGAAGGTTCTCCGTTGGTCAGGACCAGTGCCGTGACCGGTGTTGGCCTTGAGGAGCTGAAGGAGGCCATAGGCAGACTGGTGGAGGCATCCCCCGTAAGGAGTAGAGACGGAGAGCTTTTTCTGCCTATAGACAGGGCTTTTTCAGTGCCTGGATTTGGTACTGTGGTAACTGGGACCATATATAACGGCTCCATTCGAGAGGGAGATGAGGTCACCGTAGTTCCCTCCGGTCTGTCCTCCAAGGTGAGGTCCGTGCAGGTTCACGGCCAGAAGGTTAGGGAGGCCGTGGCGGGGCAGCGCAGCGCCGTGAACATCCCTGGGGTGGGGGTGGATCAGCTTCAAAGGGGAGATGTGCTTACCGCTAAGGGTTCATGTATGCCAACCCAAAGGCTTGGCGTTTGGCTCAAGGTTTTGGGTTCAGCGGTGGAGCCTGTAAGGCATTGGCAGCGTCTTAGGCTGCACCTTGGTACAGCTGAGGTCATGGCAAGGGTTGCCCTTCTTAATGGTACAAGCCTAGAGCCTTCCAGCGAGGGGCCAGCACTGCTGATTCTGGAAGAGCCGGTGGCCGCCATGGGATCCCAGCGCTTCATCGTTAGGTTCTACAGCCCCCTTAGAACCATAGGGGGAGGGGAGGTTATCCTGCCTTACGCGGAGGGGGTAAAGAGCCGGTCCCGCAGGGAGGCTATGTCCAATCTGTTGACGGGTCTTAAGAACGCCGCGTCTCCGGTGGAGAAGGTTTGCCGGTACCTTGAATACCGACACGTGGCATCCCCCTCGGAAATAAAGCGAAACCTTAGCTTGGCTTCCCTGGATAGGGTGGTATGGGAGGGAGCTTCCGCGGGGTTGTGGGTGTTCGTGGGATCCCATGGCGGGGGATATGTCTTGGAAGCCAGGAAGGATGCGGAGATATCGCGTCTTATGACGGAAACTTTGGAGCGGTTCCATGCCGCTAATCCCCTGGAGAAGGGCATGCCGATGGATGAATTGGGAAGGTCCATGGGGTTGGATCAAAAGATCCTTAGGGTTTGGCTGGAGAGCAAGCGGGAACAAGGGATGGTCGTGTTGGAGGATGGGAGGGTTAGCCATCCGTCCTTTGTCAGGGATGTCGGTGCAGTGGCAGAAGCGCTGGAAAGGCTCAAGTGCTTTCTTGATGAGAGGGGTTACATGCTTCCGGATCTTGTGGAAATAAAGAAGCATCTTGCCGTTGATGATAGTGCCTTCAAGAGGATTATATCCCTCGCCAGGGATGAGGGAGTTGGGGTTATTCTGCCCGGGGAGCTGTTTTTTTCGAGCAAGTTACAAAGATCCCTGTGGGAGACCTTAGCCCAGATGGAGGAGATCACCGTGGCATCGGTGAGGGATAAGCTGGGGCTTAGCAGAAAGTACGTGATGCCCATGTTGGAGCACATGGATTCCATTGGCGTAACAAGGAGGGTTCAGGACAAGAGGGTCCTTTTGAAGCGTCCTGCCGGTTAG
- a CDS encoding phosphoribosylaminoimidazolesuccinocarboxamide synthase codes for MQKGKMLYEGKAKRMYTTDDPNRIIVEYKDHLTAFNAQKKASMEGKGHLNNLISSVIFQALKERGVENHFIRMLDDTHQEVLRVNILPIEVVVRNITTGSICKRLGVKEGLKLQRPLVELYYKDDALGDPIINDDHAILFGWATEEELKYIKSAALKVDDLLSEIFDSVGITLVDFKLEFGRTKEGGIILADEISPDTCRLWDKNTMEKLDKDRFRNDLGKVLEAYEEIWKRLSLSHEGGKEEL; via the coding sequence ATGCAAAAGGGCAAGATGTTGTACGAGGGGAAGGCCAAGAGGATGTACACCACCGACGATCCCAACCGAATCATAGTGGAGTACAAAGACCACCTCACCGCATTTAACGCCCAGAAAAAGGCGTCCATGGAGGGGAAGGGGCATCTTAACAACCTGATAAGCTCCGTAATATTTCAAGCCCTAAAGGAAAGAGGCGTAGAAAACCACTTCATAAGGATGCTGGACGACACCCATCAAGAGGTCTTAAGGGTCAACATCCTCCCCATAGAGGTGGTTGTGCGAAACATCACCACCGGTTCCATATGCAAAAGGCTAGGAGTGAAGGAAGGGCTAAAACTCCAGCGCCCCTTGGTGGAACTATATTACAAGGATGACGCATTGGGGGATCCCATAATAAACGACGACCATGCAATCCTTTTCGGCTGGGCCACCGAGGAAGAATTGAAATACATAAAATCCGCGGCGTTAAAAGTGGACGACCTGCTATCCGAGATATTCGATTCAGTGGGCATAACCCTGGTGGATTTCAAGCTTGAGTTCGGAAGGACAAAAGAAGGAGGGATAATATTGGCGGATGAGATCTCTCCGGATACCTGCAGGCTCTGGGACAAAAACACCATGGAAAAACTGGACAAGGACAGGTTCAGGAACGACCTTGGCAAGGTCCTGGAGGCCTACGAGGAGATATGGAAGCGCCTATCCCTATCTCACGAGGGCGGGAAGGAGGAACTATAA
- the purS gene encoding phosphoribosylformylglycinamidine synthase subunit PurS, which translates to MLYTLSVLIRPKDGVLDTQGRAVMSTLRDMGNHVLDVSVGKFIRLTLEASDEKSATEAAQAMCRDLLCNEMIETFCIKAGDLSQ; encoded by the coding sequence TTGCTATACACACTTTCAGTGCTGATACGCCCAAAGGATGGTGTCCTGGACACCCAGGGAAGGGCGGTCATGTCCACCCTTCGGGACATGGGTAATCACGTGCTGGACGTCTCGGTTGGAAAGTTCATCAGGCTCACATTGGAGGCCAGCGATGAAAAATCCGCAACGGAAGCCGCCCAAGCCATGTGCCGGGATCTTTTATGCAACGAGATGATAGAGACCTTCTGCATCAAGGCGGGAGACCTGTCCCAATGA
- the lepA gene encoding translation elongation factor 4, whose protein sequence is MSDLDHIRNFSIIAHVDHGKSTLADRLLEATGTVDRRSMRDQLLDSLELERERGITIKLVPVRMNYRASDGRDYVLNLIDTPGHVDFSYEVSRSLAACEGAILVVDAAQGVEAQTVANAYLAVDQGLELLPVLNKIDLPSAQPDRVCREVEEIVGIDTSEVILASAKEGRGIQDILEAVVKKIPSPKGDPNGPLQGLIFDSVYDNYRGVVCYIRVVNGIIRPGQKVMLMATGSSYEVEEVGVFRPQMDKVDKLGPGEVGYFICGIKNISEARVGDTVTDAQNPASKPLPGYRKVKPVVFCGFYPIEREEITQLREALEKLQLNDSAITFEPETSTALGFGFRCGFLGLLHMDIAKERLSREFGVELVATSPNVVYQVELSDGSVIEAHKPSDFPDQSKIKEVREPFIRCTIFLPDGFVGPAMQLCQEKRGVYVSMEYLSPERVRLVYDLPLAEFILDFHDRLKSVTRGYASLDYEHLGFRPSQLVKVDILINEEPIDAFSFICHQDAAYHRGHAVATKLKELIPRQLFEVPIQAAIGKRVIVRTNIKAVRKDVLAKCYGGDVTRKRKLLEKQKEGKKRMKQIGRVSIPQEAFLAFMDVSDKDKD, encoded by the coding sequence ATGAGCGATTTGGACCATATAAGGAATTTTAGCATCATAGCCCATGTGGATCACGGGAAATCAACCCTTGCGGATCGCCTCCTGGAGGCCACTGGAACGGTGGATCGGCGTTCCATGAGGGATCAGCTGTTGGATTCGCTGGAGCTGGAGCGTGAGAGGGGCATAACCATAAAGTTGGTCCCGGTGAGGATGAACTATCGCGCCAGTGACGGCAGGGATTATGTGCTTAACCTCATTGATACCCCGGGGCACGTGGACTTTAGCTACGAGGTCTCAAGGTCCCTCGCTGCCTGTGAGGGGGCCATACTTGTGGTGGATGCGGCTCAGGGAGTTGAGGCCCAAACGGTGGCCAATGCGTATCTAGCAGTTGATCAGGGGCTTGAGCTGCTGCCGGTGCTGAACAAGATCGACCTTCCTTCCGCCCAGCCCGATAGGGTATGCCGTGAGGTGGAGGAGATAGTGGGTATAGATACCTCTGAGGTTATATTGGCGAGCGCCAAGGAGGGAAGGGGTATTCAGGATATTCTGGAAGCGGTGGTCAAAAAAATACCCTCCCCCAAGGGAGATCCAAACGGCCCTCTTCAGGGACTGATATTTGACTCCGTGTACGATAACTACCGCGGGGTGGTGTGCTACATAAGGGTGGTGAACGGGATCATACGTCCCGGTCAGAAGGTTATGTTGATGGCCACCGGTTCCTCCTATGAGGTGGAGGAGGTTGGGGTTTTCAGACCCCAGATGGATAAGGTTGACAAGCTGGGTCCCGGTGAGGTGGGTTACTTCATATGCGGGATAAAGAACATTTCGGAGGCCCGGGTAGGGGACACGGTTACGGATGCCCAAAACCCTGCCTCTAAGCCCTTGCCGGGTTACAGGAAGGTAAAACCGGTGGTGTTCTGCGGTTTCTACCCAATAGAGAGGGAGGAGATAACGCAGCTTAGGGAGGCCTTGGAAAAGCTTCAGCTTAACGACTCTGCCATAACCTTTGAGCCCGAGACCTCCACCGCCCTTGGCTTTGGATTCCGTTGCGGGTTCCTGGGCCTTCTCCACATGGACATAGCCAAGGAGAGGCTCTCCAGGGAATTCGGGGTTGAACTGGTTGCCACGTCGCCGAACGTGGTCTATCAGGTAGAGCTCTCGGATGGATCGGTCATAGAAGCCCATAAACCCTCGGACTTTCCAGATCAGTCGAAGATAAAAGAGGTGCGGGAGCCTTTCATTCGTTGCACCATATTCCTCCCCGATGGCTTTGTGGGGCCCGCCATGCAGCTTTGTCAAGAAAAGCGGGGAGTTTATGTCAGCATGGAGTACTTAAGCCCCGAGCGGGTTCGGTTGGTGTACGACCTTCCCCTCGCTGAGTTCATATTGGACTTCCATGACCGATTGAAGTCGGTTACCAGGGGATACGCGTCTTTGGATTATGAACACCTCGGGTTTAGGCCTTCTCAGTTGGTAAAAGTGGATATTCTGATCAACGAAGAACCGATAGATGCGTTCTCCTTCATATGCCACCAGGATGCCGCATACCACAGGGGACACGCTGTGGCCACTAAGTTGAAGGAGTTGATCCCACGGCAGCTGTTTGAGGTTCCAATTCAGGCTGCCATTGGTAAACGGGTGATAGTTAGGACCAACATAAAGGCGGTTAGAAAAGACGTCCTTGCCAAGTGTTACGGGGGGGACGTTACCAGAAAGCGCAAGCTGCTGGAGAAGCAGAAGGAAGGGAAGAAGAGGATGAAGCAGATAGGACGGGTTTCCATACCCCAGGAGGCCTTCCTGGCCTTTATGGATGTTTCCGATAAGGACAAGGACTGA
- a CDS encoding phosphoribosyltransferase family protein gives MKGQRTERLVRIASRFMLGPSRHLSLTDLAQDFEVSKTVISDDMEIIHRAFSEEMLGGVDVDRGRSGGAYFVPRVGDELRRKWLGQIAQTLSQPERVLPGGFVYYTDLIFDPRVASMLGLIMASNFSSLKPDTIMTSEVKGIPIAMFAAHALGVPLSICRFRNRPSDGPAVAVHFPTGAGDVRTMYMGTRQLGRSKRVLVIDDFMRGGSTVWGMLQMAREFGSEVVGVGVFIASEEPAKKAVPSYNALLTVSGAGDSLKISVNR, from the coding sequence ATGAAGGGGCAGAGGACCGAGAGGTTAGTGAGGATAGCTTCCCGTTTCATGTTGGGCCCGTCGAGGCATCTTTCCCTTACCGATTTAGCTCAGGATTTCGAAGTGTCTAAGACGGTGATAAGCGATGACATGGAGATAATCCACAGAGCTTTTTCGGAGGAGATGCTTGGTGGCGTGGATGTCGACAGAGGCAGGAGCGGGGGGGCGTACTTTGTCCCTAGGGTTGGGGATGAGTTACGGCGTAAATGGCTTGGGCAAATTGCACAGACCCTTTCCCAGCCAGAGCGGGTTCTACCTGGAGGTTTTGTTTACTACACGGATTTGATATTTGATCCCAGAGTGGCATCCATGCTGGGCCTTATCATGGCATCTAATTTTTCAAGCCTTAAGCCGGATACAATAATGACATCAGAGGTAAAGGGCATACCCATTGCCATGTTTGCTGCCCATGCGCTGGGGGTCCCACTGTCAATTTGCAGGTTCAGGAATAGGCCTAGCGATGGGCCCGCCGTGGCGGTTCATTTCCCCACCGGAGCAGGAGACGTGAGGACCATGTATATGGGGACAAGGCAGCTTGGCAGGAGCAAGAGGGTGCTTGTGATCGATGATTTCATGCGGGGAGGCAGCACAGTGTGGGGTATGCTTCAAATGGCCAGGGAGTTTGGCTCCGAGGTTGTGGGGGTGGGGGTCTTCATAGCCTCCGAAGAACCGGCCAAAAAGGCGGTGCCAAGCTACAACGCGCTGCTTACCGTATCCGGAGCCGGTGATTCGTTGAAGATAAGCGTTAACCGATGA
- a CDS encoding Veg family protein: protein MARSLEHIRELVKQHRGSRVSYRSMNGRRKVEEREGVITEIYPSLFTLYVESQRSTVSFSYADVLTREVILELLPGHERLA, encoded by the coding sequence ATGGCAAGATCTCTTGAGCATATAAGGGAGCTGGTTAAGCAGCACAGGGGGTCAAGGGTCTCTTACCGCTCGATGAATGGCAGGCGGAAGGTGGAGGAGCGGGAGGGGGTAATAACGGAGATTTACCCGTCTCTATTCACCCTCTACGTTGAATCCCAACGGAGCACGGTGTCGTTTAGCTATGCGGACGTGCTCACGAGGGAGGTAATACTGGAGCTTCTGCCTGGTCATGAGAGGTTGGCTTAA
- the hemW gene encoding radical SAM family heme chaperone HemW has product MESEVLGGDLSLYVHVPFCVRKCLYCSFPSAPMGPLDEELYVDALCDEMASWARHLKGRKLFSLYVGGGTPSRLSCPAWERVLKRLWCLFDPSDLKEVTFEANPESLSISLLRTWTDLCPIPIRLSLGVQSFCDLDLLALGRPHTVKDAKRACDMVLSHGLSLSLDIMFRLPCQTIKGFAVTLKEAVRSGAEHLSAYELSIEEGTPYSSMNLNFCEDGYVFYRYLQWYLANKGFVHYEISNFALNRAFRLHNLRYWLGGDFLGIGPGAWSCIGGARYRNASDLKEWARLVDLSGKGVDFGEFLSDKSRRAERAVLRLRTIWGLRPESEDEPMVAVLSSLEDDLVQRNRDLSGRDVYRLTPRGFRVANRIWGMLLPDD; this is encoded by the coding sequence GTGGAATCGGAGGTTCTGGGGGGCGATCTTTCCCTATACGTTCATGTGCCCTTCTGCGTTAGAAAGTGCCTTTACTGTTCCTTCCCCAGCGCTCCCATGGGCCCTTTGGATGAGGAGCTTTACGTAGATGCTCTGTGCGACGAGATGGCATCTTGGGCTAGGCACCTTAAGGGCAGGAAGCTGTTTTCTCTATACGTGGGCGGAGGGACCCCTTCCAGGCTTTCCTGCCCTGCCTGGGAGAGGGTGTTGAAACGCCTGTGGTGTCTTTTCGATCCGTCGGACCTTAAAGAGGTTACCTTTGAGGCAAACCCGGAAAGCCTGAGCATCTCCCTGTTAAGGACCTGGACGGACCTATGTCCTATACCCATCCGGCTGAGCCTTGGGGTCCAGAGCTTCTGCGACTTGGACCTTTTGGCCCTTGGCAGGCCCCATACGGTCAAAGATGCAAAAAGGGCATGCGATATGGTTTTGAGCCATGGGCTGTCCCTTAGCCTGGACATAATGTTCCGGCTCCCTTGCCAGACCATCAAGGGATTTGCCGTTACTTTAAAGGAGGCGGTTAGGTCCGGGGCGGAGCACCTGTCCGCGTATGAGCTGTCGATAGAGGAAGGAACTCCGTATAGCTCCATGAACCTGAACTTTTGTGAGGATGGTTATGTTTTTTATAGGTATCTCCAGTGGTACCTTGCCAATAAGGGGTTTGTCCACTACGAGATATCCAACTTTGCGCTGAACCGGGCGTTTCGTTTGCACAACCTTAGATATTGGCTCGGAGGGGACTTCCTGGGCATCGGCCCCGGGGCATGGAGCTGCATAGGAGGGGCTAGGTACCGGAACGCATCGGATCTCAAGGAATGGGCTCGGTTGGTCGACCTCTCCGGCAAGGGGGTTGATTTTGGCGAGTTCCTTTCGGACAAATCAAGAAGGGCGGAAAGGGCGGTGCTTAGGCTCAGAACCATTTGGGGGTTACGCCCTGAATCGGAGGACGAGCCCATGGTCGCAGTGCTGTCTTCCTTGGAGGATGATCTGGTTCAACGCAATAGAGATCTCAGTGGGAGAGATGTTTACCGGCTCACCCCAAGGGGGTTTAGGGTGGCTAATCGTATATGGGGGATGCTCCTTCCGGATGATTAG
- a CDS encoding PQQ-binding-like beta-propeller repeat protein, with translation MFGKRLCFCAVLFIAMAAAALPSTESAIASDWPQFMGNANRNGTVLKAEPKTSPQGELEWKLSTQGPVASSPAIWGNVVFFGSKDGNLYALDSDSGRVIWRFPTENWIISSPAVLEGKVVFGSYDGKVYCVNGSDGKLAWRFTTHNGVHSSPAVWNGKVFFGGIDGHIYCVNMKTGWQIWKTKLGREVYSSPVVADGVVFVGNNDGKLFALDAETGQILWRAVIGGPITGSPAVMDGMVFFVGWDGFVYGARVKHRAVIWKFKAEAYIDSSPLAYGGKLYVGDMSGRLYCLDPHTGELSWSFKTHGGIQSSPSGAAGRIYVGSNDDALFCLDAKTGDLLWKVKVGGNITTSTALGDGCAFFGSLDGALYKVK, from the coding sequence ATGTTTGGGAAACGACTATGTTTTTGTGCGGTCCTGTTCATTGCGATGGCAGCCGCGGCGCTACCGTCCACCGAAAGCGCCATCGCATCAGACTGGCCACAGTTCATGGGCAATGCCAACCGCAACGGCACGGTCCTTAAGGCGGAACCTAAGACCAGCCCCCAAGGAGAACTCGAGTGGAAGCTAAGCACCCAAGGGCCCGTGGCATCTTCACCGGCCATATGGGGAAACGTGGTGTTCTTCGGCAGCAAGGACGGCAATCTATATGCGCTGGACAGCGACAGCGGAAGGGTAATATGGAGGTTCCCCACTGAAAACTGGATTATCTCCTCTCCAGCGGTCCTGGAGGGGAAGGTGGTGTTCGGAAGCTACGACGGCAAAGTATACTGCGTGAACGGATCGGATGGGAAACTAGCATGGCGTTTCACGACCCACAACGGTGTCCACTCATCCCCCGCCGTCTGGAACGGCAAGGTCTTCTTTGGGGGCATCGACGGCCACATTTACTGCGTCAACATGAAGACCGGATGGCAGATATGGAAGACCAAGCTAGGCAGGGAGGTATATTCCTCGCCGGTGGTGGCAGATGGGGTGGTCTTCGTGGGCAACAACGATGGAAAGCTTTTCGCGCTGGATGCCGAGACCGGCCAGATCCTGTGGCGGGCGGTGATAGGAGGCCCCATAACCGGATCTCCCGCGGTCATGGACGGCATGGTGTTCTTCGTCGGATGGGACGGGTTTGTTTACGGCGCAAGGGTAAAACACAGGGCGGTGATTTGGAAGTTCAAAGCCGAGGCATACATTGACTCATCGCCCCTGGCATATGGCGGCAAGCTTTACGTGGGGGACATGTCCGGACGGCTGTACTGCCTCGACCCCCACACTGGCGAACTTTCATGGTCCTTCAAGACCCACGGCGGGATCCAGTCATCCCCATCGGGTGCAGCTGGTAGGATATACGTGGGCAGCAACGACGATGCCCTATTCTGTCTTGATGCCAAAACTGGGGATCTACTGTGGAAGGTGAAGGTCGGAGGCAACATCACCACATCCACAGCCCTGGGGGATGGATGCGCCTTTTTTGGATCACTCGACGGAGCTCTTTACAAGGTAAAGTAG
- the purQ gene encoding phosphoribosylformylglycinamidine synthase subunit PurQ: MKAAVITFPGSNCDQDVRLALSRSVNAKVTMVWHTDTTLDGYDLVVLPGGFSYGDYLRPGAMSAKSPIMKAVREHAQRGGLVLGICNGFQILTEAGLLEGALLGNRSQRFICSPCWLKVETNQTPFTCLFTPLERVQFPIAHGDGMFYLPKEGLDRLESSDRVVFRYCPPPEVEMEESDGWENPNGSLNHIAGIVNEKGNVLGMMPHPERATLEALGDTFGVVLWRSIEHWLGRGI, from the coding sequence ATGAAGGCCGCGGTCATAACATTTCCGGGCAGCAACTGCGACCAGGACGTCAGGCTTGCCCTGTCCAGGTCGGTTAACGCCAAGGTAACCATGGTATGGCATACCGATACAACCCTCGACGGCTACGACCTGGTGGTTTTGCCTGGCGGCTTCTCCTACGGCGACTATTTAAGGCCCGGGGCAATGAGCGCAAAAAGCCCCATCATGAAGGCGGTCAGAGAGCACGCACAAAGGGGCGGCCTGGTACTCGGCATATGCAACGGCTTCCAGATCCTTACCGAGGCGGGGCTCCTGGAGGGAGCCCTCCTCGGCAACCGATCCCAGCGATTCATTTGTTCACCCTGCTGGCTAAAAGTGGAGACCAACCAAACCCCATTTACCTGTCTCTTTACCCCCCTGGAGAGGGTTCAATTCCCCATCGCCCATGGAGACGGCATGTTCTACCTTCCGAAAGAGGGGCTAGACCGCTTGGAGTCATCCGACAGGGTGGTATTCCGCTACTGTCCCCCTCCTGAAGTTGAGATGGAAGAATCGGATGGCTGGGAAAATCCTAACGGGTCGCTTAACCACATAGCCGGGATAGTAAACGAGAAGGGCAACGTCCTGGGGATGATGCCGCACCCTGAAAGGGCTACGTTGGAAGCCTTGGGGGACACCTTCGGCGTAGTACTTTGGCGATCCATAGAACACTGGCTAGGAAGGGGAATCTAG
- the selA gene encoding L-seryl-tRNA(Sec) selenium transferase: protein MSFDFNAFMRQIPSMSELLSLPWVPSMEEALGRNAVKSVFAEVIGEFREMIREGKISSIDGESIVREAKARMAQRSGWSLRRVLNGTGVVVHTNLGRSPLPLEVVRHVEEVAAGYSTLEFSLEEGVRGHRNQHVEWLICQLTGADGAVVVNNNAAAVLLCLAGLASGKEAIVSRGELVEIGGSFRIPEILSFAGAKMVEVGTTNRTHLKDYESAISDNTSVLLKVHPSNFRIEGFHCSVDRQQLAQLALSRGLTLVEDLGSGLLEPLDNGMLTGEPTVKECLYQGVDLVTFSGDKLLGGPQIGVIAGRRQLTDRLKKHPLMRAFRVDKMTLAAFEGILRMMLQGRGDQIPTRAMLMEGPERLKRRAQRIASACRRRLGELSMPGGARVIPVEDAVGGGAFPAVPLKGYGVTLDLPSLGGASRVQRLFRKAVPPVVLGVDDGMPCLHVRTLLVGEETLFMKAFDHVLGVR from the coding sequence GTGTCGTTTGATTTTAACGCCTTTATGAGGCAGATACCTTCCATGTCAGAGCTCCTGAGCCTTCCCTGGGTCCCATCAATGGAGGAGGCGCTTGGAAGAAACGCGGTTAAAAGCGTGTTCGCCGAGGTCATTGGAGAATTCCGCGAGATGATCAGGGAGGGGAAGATATCTTCCATAGATGGGGAATCGATAGTCAGGGAAGCAAAGGCTAGAATGGCCCAGCGTTCCGGCTGGAGCCTGCGGCGGGTTTTAAACGGAACTGGTGTGGTGGTCCATACCAACCTAGGCAGGTCCCCGTTGCCCCTTGAGGTTGTAAGGCATGTGGAGGAAGTGGCGGCGGGATATAGCACCCTGGAATTCTCCCTTGAGGAAGGAGTTAGAGGCCACCGTAACCAACATGTGGAGTGGCTTATATGTCAACTGACCGGGGCGGACGGTGCAGTGGTTGTCAATAACAACGCCGCTGCGGTCCTTCTTTGTCTTGCGGGGCTGGCGTCCGGCAAGGAGGCTATAGTGTCCCGCGGCGAGTTGGTGGAAATAGGGGGATCTTTCAGGATACCTGAGATACTGTCCTTCGCTGGAGCCAAGATGGTGGAGGTGGGGACCACCAATAGAACCCACCTAAAAGACTATGAATCTGCAATAAGTGACAACACCTCGGTGCTGTTGAAGGTTCATCCGTCCAACTTCCGAATAGAAGGGTTTCACTGCTCTGTGGACAGACAACAGCTGGCCCAGCTTGCACTTTCCCGTGGGCTTACGCTGGTTGAGGACCTGGGCAGCGGGCTTTTGGAGCCACTGGATAACGGGATGTTGACCGGAGAGCCCACGGTTAAAGAGTGTCTTTACCAGGGGGTGGACCTGGTTACTTTCTCTGGGGATAAGCTTCTTGGCGGGCCCCAGATAGGAGTAATTGCCGGAAGGCGGCAGCTTACGGACCGACTGAAGAAGCATCCCCTCATGAGGGCTTTTCGAGTTGATAAGATGACCCTAGCTGCCTTTGAGGGGATACTCCGGATGATGCTGCAGGGAAGAGGGGATCAAATACCCACCAGGGCTATGCTTATGGAGGGGCCTGAAAGGCTTAAAAGGAGGGCCCAAAGGATTGCTTCTGCCTGTAGGAGGAGGCTTGGTGAGTTGTCCATGCCTGGAGGTGCAAGGGTTATCCCCGTGGAGGACGCGGTTGGCGGCGGGGCGTTCCCTGCGGTCCCCCTTAAGGGGTACGGTGTGACGCTTGACCTTCCGTCCCTAGGGGGGGCTTCCAGGGTGCAGCGGCTTTTTAGGAAGGCAGTTCCTCCTGTGGTTTTGGGGGTGGATGACGGGATGCCGTGCCTGCACGTGAGGACCCTCTTGGTTGGCGAAGAGACGCTCTTTATGAAGGCGTTCGATCACGTGCTGGGGGTGAGATGA